The nucleotide sequence CAAACACCTGACATCAGCGGCAGGTCAGAAGTGAGACGATTCGTGGTCAAAAGGTTTCGAAATGACCACTTTTGTGCAAAACCAGCAAAAGGAAGTGCACAAAAGAGAAAAGACTTGTTGATCCAATCACTGCCGCTTTGATAAAACTCCATTTTGCCAAAACCCCAATCAAACATCAGGAACCAAGGAGAATCGAACTGTGAAATTCAAGTGCCCATCTTGTGACATGCAGCTGAAGGCCGAGCCCGAAATGGCTGGCAAAGTTGTCCGCTGCCCAGGTTGCAACAGCAAGCTTTCCATTCCAGCCAATCTGGGAGGTCTGCCTCCTCCCTCCGGACTGCCAAGTCCAACGGGCGTCTCGGCTCCTGAAGGTGGGGATTACAGTGGCGACGGTGCCTCCTATCAAGCTCCGGAGGGAGCTGGTGAGGAGCAACAGCAGACCTATTACGAACAGCATCAGCGGGCTCGTGGTGGCTGGGAAGAATCTGATCCCACCAACCCAAGCCTGTTCGGTTCCCTCAGCATCGGGGTGATCGCTACCCTGGCTTGGTATGGCATCTTGTTCCCCTTCGGTGTGGGAGCTTACAATTCTCCTGCCGTGAATACGATGGATTACATCCACGATCTCTTTTATGAGCGCACGTGGGTGAACTACACGGAAACTTTCTTCTTCTTCTGGGCCGTGGGCATCCTGTGGCTGAAGATGAAAAAGCTGCGTCATCAAAAGGATGCCATGTTCCTCGACATTCTGCCGACTGACATCAGCCAGGAAGTCAATTCTCAGAATGTCAGTCAGTTCATCGATCACCTCTACGGTCTGCCATCTCGTCTGCGTGACAGCATGATGGTCAACCGTATTCGCAAGGGCTTGGAACTCTTCGAAGTTCGTCAGAACAACGGTGAAGTCAGCGGTATGCTGGATGCTCAGAGTAACATTGATGGCGCCCGTATCGGCGGCAGTTACTCGCTGGTGAAAGTCTTCTTGTGGGCCATTCCGATTCTCGGGTTCATCGGGACGGTGTTGGGTCTCTCTCAGGCCATTGGTAGCATGGACCTCACAAACGTCTCCGACATGGATAAGATCATGGCTTCCATCGGTAACGTGACCAGCGGTCTGGGAACGGCCTTCGATACTACCCTCCTCGGTC is from Prosthecobacter debontii and encodes:
- a CDS encoding MotA/TolQ/ExbB proton channel family protein yields the protein MQLKAEPEMAGKVVRCPGCNSKLSIPANLGGLPPPSGLPSPTGVSAPEGGDYSGDGASYQAPEGAGEEQQQTYYEQHQRARGGWEESDPTNPSLFGSLSIGVIATLAWYGILFPFGVGAYNSPAVNTMDYIHDLFYERTWVNYTETFFFFWAVGILWLKMKKLRHQKDAMFLDILPTDISQEVNSQNVSQFIDHLYGLPSRLRDSMMVNRIRKGLELFEVRQNNGEVSGMLDAQSNIDGARIGGSYSLVKVFLWAIPILGFIGTVLGLSQAIGSMDLTNVSDMDKIMASIGNVTSGLGTAFDTTLLGLVLAMFLNFPMNALSKAEDDNLNNIDAFCNEVLMPRLNDGGGLAGGDTNGMMDVLVKAVANAQKEFLVDLNSLSAKIKEQADNLDKRATAHQERVDAEFAATLNRMREEFSNAVKDSVKTTTDYTRALATGIQGLNNVLTELGSKQVIVQQVQKKGWFSRQ